In Thermoanaerobacter uzonensis DSM 18761, the genomic stretch TAGCAGGAGGGGGTACTTTAATAACCTTTCCTGCTCTTGTATGGGTTGGAATAAATCCTCTATCTGCAAATATAACAAATACTGTTGCTCTTTGGACTGGTTCTGTCACAGGTGCATGGGCATTTAAAGAAAGACTGTATCAGACGAAAGAGCTATTAAGGTTTCTGACATTGCCTTCTTTACTTGGGGGTATCTTAGGAGCTTATCTTCTTACGATAACTCCTCACAAAGTCTTTGACTTTATTGTGCCTTTTTTAGTTTTGTTCGCTACTGTGGTTTTAGCATTAAATGACAGAATACATAAATTTAATTTAAATGGAGATAGAGGTGAAAGAAAAAGCTCTTTAGTAATAGTTTTTATACTTCAATTTCTTACTTCTCTTTATGGAGGATATTTTGCAGCAGGTATTGGCATTTTAATGCTTGCCACTTTAGGAATTGCAGATATTACCGATATACACATAGCAAATGGTATAAAAAACCTTCTTTCACTTTTTATAAATGTCACTTCCGGTTTAATTTTACTCTTTAGTGGAAAAGTAGTATGGCCTTTTGCTTTTATTCTGATGATAGGATTTGCTTTAGGAGGATATTGG encodes the following:
- a CDS encoding sulfite exporter TauE/SafE family protein, which produces MSNYVIILVASILAGATNAIAGGGTLITFPALVWVGINPLSANITNTVALWTGSVTGAWAFKERLYQTKELLRFLTLPSLLGGILGAYLLTITPHKVFDFIVPFLVLFATVVLALNDRIHKFNLNGDRGERKSSLVIVFILQFLTSLYGGYFAAGIGILMLATLGIADITDIHIANGIKNLLSLFINVTSGLILLFSGKVVWPFAFILMIGFALGGYWGAKVSQRFDNKKVKNFVVLWGIALAIAFWVRGV